CCAAGAGTGGACTCCCCCTGTTGACCCAAAACCAGTGAtgatttttctcatgctttatgaaaccatcgacgatttttggCCCTGTCTTCtaaattctttccttttctttcattttcctttatttctctcttttatatttattgtcTTTTATGTTTCTAGTTTGGGTTTCTACATAGTCAATTTAAAAGGCTTCGAGGAAGAGGGAAGAGACATAAAACTAACATGTGTGACTTGCAAACCTGAGTCATCACCAATGACGACCTCATCCGTGCCATCATACTCCGAGTGAATAGAGAGATTAGCAAGATCAGAGGTGATGTTGTGAGAAGTAGTAGAATCTACAAGCCATTTTTTGTTGGTGGTTGCATTGGTAGAGGCACAATTTAGAGATTTCACTCCTGAAGCTAAGTAATAAGTCTTAGCTGAGTGGCTGACTTTGTTACATAGTTGACAAATGATCTAGGACTTACCGGATTGCTCCTTGGGATTATTGCATCTAGAGTTAGGGTGATGCTGACCAGAGGAAACAGGGCTGGAGTGTTGGTTGTGGTTGAAAGTGGAAGCGGGAGTGCAACATTGAGTGAAGTTCATAGTGGCAACCAAGACAGCATTGGACGCGTCAACATGTCATAAGTAATTTTCGTGGCCAACCAGCATATCATGAAGCTCCTAAAATGTAATAGAAATCTCACGTGCCTGAATAGGCACTGCAATCTCACAGAACTCAGGGCCAAGACCGTTAAGGACATCCAAAGTAATATCATCCGCTGAGATAGGAGAGTCAATCACAGCAAGTTTATCAACTAATACCTTGATGGTGTGGAGATACTTCGAGACCGAGCGGGACTCTTGCCGAATGAGTGTCAACTCCTCCTTAAGTTGCATATTACGAGTGCATGAACGATTGGCGTACAATCTTTGCAACTTGGACCAAGCATCGTGAGCAGTGGTTGAAGCGACAATAATCGGCATGACCGGTTCAGAGACAGATGCAAGGATGGCGTAAAGAATTAGTTTATCTTGTCGAAGCCAACACCAGAAAGCCGGATTGGAGACTCTTGCAGAAGATGAATTGACAGATAAGGTGCTAGAAGAAAGGGTTCGTGATGAAAAAATGGTTGTACAGTCAAGATAGTCCAAAAGGTCATAGCTAATGAGCAATGACATCAGTTGGACGCGCCAAGAAGGGAAGTTGGAAGAGGTAAGTTTCAAGAGAAGCTGGGAGCCGACATTGATGTCAATAAAAGGAGAGTTGCCACTGTCGGGAGTGTCGAGGGTGGTGGCAACAACAGACTCAGAGCAAACGACCATTAGGAAAGGAAGAGAAAAACTCATTAGAGAAAGAGCTATGATACCATATAGAAAATGTAGGACACTTTCATTGATATAAAGATGTCttatatataggacttgtacaatATATATTTGTTACacattcaaaagtatttaaatgctaaatcaAATAGATCCTAGGCTATCAAATACAAACAACTATTCAAGTAATACAACTGAAGAATCCCAGATCGCTGCATATAATCGAATAGTAGCAAATTTTCAACTTGTAGGATTCTCGGTCATTCAGCAACAGgtataaccgtcgacggtttgctcaCAACAAACATTCTATCCTCAATTAGTCCAAGTAACCGTCGAGCGGTTtattgaaaccgtcgacggtttactggaaaatgacacaatttttttttaatagattaAAGGAGTATGGACTACAACAATGAGTCaagacacaatttttttttaatagattaAAGGAGTATGGACTACAACAATGAGTCAAGACCCCATGTTGTTTAAGGGAAATGTTAGATAGAGGAGTTTGGACTATGATAGTAAAGTCCATCTCTTCTGAATGAACTTGAGCATattatttgttgaccttataggtcacactcagttttgataatgataaatacttgttgtatttgatggatgtTTGAGTATATGTGTAGGTATACAATTGACAAATCAAAATGATGACATAAGAAGTTGAAGTTAGAGGCCCCGAAGAccttattcatgttgtatttaaattcattaatcattatgggtctgtaatagtaaataggttctgtgctgtaataattatatgcatcatctgcatgatatgataggtaagctcaaacgaaaaaggcctaaaatgaccttaggacactcatacatgcacaaatatatatggttatatggaaAGGGTGATCACATAAGTAAATAGAATAGAAATGCTTTTAAAATGCATATTCAGTCGACCGTACTGCACAAGTACAAATATGTTGATTGACCGAACTGGTGATTGAGTCAACTATTTAACCATtgcctggtcgactgaacacgACTTAGTTCATTCTACCAGGTTGACCAAACTTCCTCCGAGTCAACCATTTAACCATACGGTTGACTAAGCCCAAATCGTAAGCCAACCACCTGGTtgactgagttcccacgtgtgtttgACTAAcggtctgatcgaccgaactacttagttcaaaacctcacggtcgaccaaaccgcgcgGAAAGGAAAAATCCCTTTGGAACCTTGTTGACCGGTTGaccaaacttttagttcaaatcttgcccggttaaccgaacttgcacactcggtcaaccgaaccttgccttCGGTCGattggtgctcttgggttgccccattatttttaccgtgattaaaatatttaaatggggttaattgtattaaaatgtattaaaacatttataataattccctatgtgtcttgaacgattatattttttgggaactctatatatacctcttcatttggaataattagcatcgGATTAGCAATCgtaattaggaaaaatcctttaaaatttgaaaatctcccatactcattttttagccttcTACACTCATCCTTACCagattttattgcttaaatctctCTGTAAGTGTGATTGGGTGTTCTTCTCactaggcttaagctctctctcttgttcttgttgattgatattattttattagagagttAAGCTTGAAGTTTCCCtatgagactttgttaataagtcttccataggaatacttcattgagcttttgagttttgcattgtcattgtaagactCAAGGAGTTCAccttggattttgattgctaaaatattttacaaattattctcaaaatatctcctgtgcttatatttgataaatataaattttgagatttttgctTGAGTGccaaaagatctttgttgctataccctTGATTAAGatcatcattttaatacaaagatcaaataactatttttacaaaccattgttgaatatctcttgtggtttactTTGATAAAAACTTATGTTGAGATATTTGgagtatacttgtgatctttgtagtgcactgtgattgagaatattattttgacacaaagatctagTCACTTATACTCTTACGTACTGATTGCATTATTGACAttaatttgagagtagacactaaagctacactgagcttatcatatcttatcatttggtagtgtgtgttgattatattggtacatatcaacTTATgaaagaagcatttccttgtacgcaaaaattgtatttcaaatctattgtattctaggcacgggtctgaagaaggagattagCCCTGGTAAAATAGTCCTGGACTGACTTAGACttggttaagaaagttaggtgcccCATCTTAAtaagacgtgttggttgaggtcagccccttgaattgacctggttgtaatcggtgccactccactcgttaagtgagttttagtggaatcctcaggcttgcgagttggaggcagggacgtagacatagttggccgaaccccgataacatatcgtgcatgcattttatttttttgtaatttatttatcgcacatgtatgttatattgttaATGTCGTGCATTATTTAATTTCCGAACGTTATATTTATTTGCACATTTCGAActgtatagacaaaccctaggttgcgaatatactatTGTTAGTTTAGttaaacttaggaataaattttaaaattccaattcacccccctcttgagaatacaccaaagctaacatcaaTGGAATGTCCTAAACAGAACCATATTGAAAGGTCTACTCTAAGGTTGCAAAAGAATAAGAATAAATCATAACAAGCGAAGAACTATACTGGAAAGTTGTATTGAAACATATCGAACCAACCTATGTGATATCATATACTTTTAGGATAATTTCACAGGATTTCCTCCAATtcgttaatttttttttttaaattatcattTCGATCCTATCACCattaggaaaaccctaaaaaaatatcattttcccCCTACTTGATTGAATGATCTTACATGGTTTCGCTTCCTTTGTTTGGTAAGATGGCTCTTCTTCCCATAGTCTTATTGAAATTTGGCTTTGGAAGATAAAATTCTTACACTACATTCAACCACATGGTgaaggaaaatggaaaaatattcccaaaaaaaaagTTATTCTAAAAGGATGCCATAGAGTTATAAGTTTCATTGATAAGTTACCTAAGACTTAATAATAAGATGTAGAACACTACCTATGATGAGGAAGAACTCATAACCAATAAAAAAATCCATCATAAATTTGTGTTCAATTTAAATTAAGCTAATAGtagaatataattttaaattttgttaaaGCTTAAATTTGATTTACCCATAAGACCTAAATTCTCATTTTAAATATAAAAGTTAAAActttaatatttaataaataagtaGCAAAATTCAAGAACAAGAGTTGACTATCCTTCAAAAATGCATATAATCATTCATTAATTATCAAACTAATATAAGCAAAATAATTAAATCTAATTATGAATTTGTATTCAATTAAAGTTCAAATAATATGATAACATACAGATTAAAAATGGatataaaagtaatttaaatttcGTAGAagctcaatttttattttaaaatattcgaccacaaatttaaatatatatatatatttaaataaaaataatggaAAACTATAATCTCAATTTAGTATTTTTAAACTTAAAGTTAAAAAACTTTAATAAATTTTAGTAAAGAAGTAGAAAAATTCCTTTACAATTTTGCCTTTTGCAATCGCATTCAACGGGTCTGAATCGAACGTACGATGGCATGGTTTTAAGAGTACACAACGTTAAACCCGTTACCAAACACCGACGTTGTTTTTCATAATTCGCCCACTGTCCAAACATCCCATGTGAAAAGTGCGCGGATAATCGGCGATATCAGCTCCAAGTGGGCCCCACGCAGTAGAGATAATCATCAACTCTTTCGGATCATCTCAGCCGTCTGACAAACCAAGACCCCATCGTGTCCGTCAGATGAAACCGCCAAAAGGTCGTGTCACGCACGACGATGGGTCCCCACCTGATCTTTAACAAAGCAACCAAGGACACGTCACCGCCAGCGCAAGTTGACCGGCGACCGGATGGTAACCGGCTGAGAATCTACGGGCCCACGTAGGGCAATCAATGGGCAGACCCGGTAGGGCCGAGCCTGAGGCTCGGACTAACAGGCTCGGACTGTACTGCCTATATATTATGACTCTACACAGTCTCCTGGATCTTATCTTGTCCTCTATGGTCCGAATCCGAACAAGATCTTGATTCAACGAGAGATATTTTCTTCGCTAAGAGGTAAATTCTTCTGTAGTTATGTTGTTCTTGATTTGTAGATCTTGTGATTTTGAGATGCTCCCGATCTGTCCTGTGAGAAtgattgaattttttctttttggttgaGCTGCTTGGATTGGAGACTTGATCTGTTTGTTGTAATTTACATTAATTGTTTGATTTGTTTTGTGAAGTTAATATTTTGTTATTCATGAGATCTGATTGTAAAGATCACGATCTTCTCCTAAATTGatgtggttgtactctgattCCGTGGTATGACGAGCTGGGGAAAATTTTTAGGCATTATTATGTTGGATGCTTGATTCTATGGTTTCGATGAGTTCATTAGGGTAAGAAAATTGATTTGGTTTTGACGTTTTGTCATATAAAATCTGTTGCCAATTTTGGATCTGGTTCTTAATAAGTTTTGTTTTCGGAATCTTCTCTTAGCTTTTTCTTTGATTCTGTCGTTTATCCAATTCTTTCTCCCACAAAAAAGTGCTTAGGTCTAATTTCGATTCCCTTTTAAACTTTTGTCAGTACTGTGAAATGGTGAGTTCTTTAATGTCTATGGCTGCACTCGTTGTTAGTTGTAATGAGTACTTCTGTCGTTGAGCTAAGTGTGCTTTTGGGAACTTTGGTGCGAGACTCGTGTGGATTCAATTATTTCTGGTAGTACTGTTTCTTGAGTTAGCTTCTTGATCTGCGGAGTATCAGATGCAGGAGAGATGTGTTTCCTGTATCTATTCGTGTTATCTCCTTGATTGCTTATTTGGAGTTTGAAATACTTAAATCTATGCATCTCAATGCTTGTGCATTCCTTCAAGTTCATATTTTTTTaagtcattttgaatttttctggCGTATGATTCCCCAAAAAAGGTCTCCGGATGGATAGTTTTATGTTCAGGGGTAGGGTACCTGGGTTTGGATTGGTTTAACTTGTTTCTTCCGTACTTATTTTTCTTATCATCATTTTATTCAACTTGTTCTTGTTTGATCCGTGAACCTTTTAGTGCAGATTGGAAAGTAGGCATGGCGTTAGTCTCAGGAAGGTCAACATTGAACCCTGATGCTCCTCTTTTTATTCCTGCTGCATTACGGCAAGTGGAAGATTTCTCCCCCGAGTGGTGGGATTTGATCACGACATCAACATGGTTCCGCGATTACTGGCTCAGCCAGCACAAGGAAGAGGACATCTTTGGGAATGGTGAATATGATTTTGATGGCCATGACAATGACGTTGTTGATTTGCTGCCAGATACTTTTGATTTGGGTGCTGGCGACGATTTTCCAAGTCTGGAAGTTCAGTTTGAGGAATTCATTCAATCTTCAATGAATGGAGAGGGAAATGAATTGTGGTACTCTGCTGTGAAGCAAATGCCTGGAAATGGTATGAAATTGAGCTCCGTTCCCTTTTAATTTGGCACCGAGTTACTAACGATTTATTTTTCCTTAAACAACTAGGACGTAAGCAATTGAAGCAGTTGCCTGTTCTTCAATGTGTGGTTGAGGCGTTCTCATGATTTGATAATGATTTGCGCTTTGGATTGAGCGATTTGGCAATAGAATAGAAGAAACCTGACTGATTCTCTTCAAATCCCTCATTTGAATTGCACTTTATAAAATAAATTGGTAGGGAGAAAAGTAACCCTCGGAAACTTCATTtgaattttttcccaatttattcaaatccaaatccatgCTCTCTGTAATACAGATGCCTTTTCAGCCCAATTTTACATTCAAGACTACTATTTGATCCTGGAGGAAGTGGGTGTGATTTGATTCATTTTCCTTCATTCCTAGTTCTGATCTTTGATTTACGCTTGTTCTGCCGCACCAGGTTTCCAAATTGATGCCGATACGGCGATGAAGAATCTGAATCTGAGTATAATGAAGTCGCCAAGAGATAGGGGTGTCAAGGCTCAGGCAGTGAAGAACTGGGAGAAGCCAGCCCAGTATGTGAACTCGAAATGCAGCCCTCGACGCATCCAGCAGCCCCGTTGAACTGAAATGCCGTTCCTTTGAATTGAGCTCAACTTCACTCCAACTGCAGCCAGCCCCGGCTTACTGTTCAACATCCGGTGATGTCAGTAGAATAGAACTTCTGTATAGAGCAAGAGTCTTGCATTTCTGCTTGTTCATTCTCATGATCTTTGTTTAGTTAACCTAAGCAGTCTCTGAAGATATTGTAAACAAAAATGTTAAATTTGGatatgaaaaaaattttaaattatcgGTCTCTTCTTTATTTGCAGGTTTAGCACATTCAAATGGGCTGGCTTGCCTTGAAACAAATTGAACCTTCATagttttataaaatataaggTGGGGAATTTCAAGATGAATTTGGTCCAAACAATTCTTATATTCTTATAGGTGAGAAGATTTTTCCAGTATATATCTAATGTGGGTTTGTATAAAATTTTGTTTACATTCATGTACTTAAATTTTTGTTTCCAGACACCCCATATTTGAGTTCGCACTTGTTCTTAAGTTCAGGGAATTTTTGAGACATCGAGTTGGGAATTGGTTGGTTTTATGAATTTTAGCGTTTCCTAAGGTATATTGAGGGTTTCCAAACGCCACCTATTTTCTGGCATTTGGATTTGGAAATGGAAATTCAGGCATGGGATGAGAGTTGCAATGGGGAAAGCTTGATTAACAAAGTAGCTCTAAAATtgagggtttcggatttagggtgtGAGTTCGAGTTTAGTGAGCTCATTTTATAATTAATTGCAGGGTTTGTAGTCGGGTTGGGGTTGTTCATGGTAGTCTCACTTGAAAGGTGCAAATAAAGTGAGGATAAAAATGTTTTGATTGTAGCTAATTTAATTTCCCATCTTTTGATTTTCAAGCCAACAAACCTAATGAATATGAGAGCTTGATTAACAAAGTAGCTCTAAAATtgagggtttcggatttagggtttgagttcGAGTTTAGTGAGCTCATTTTATAATTAATTGCAGGGTTTGTAGTCGGGTTGGGGTTGTTCATGGTAGTCTCACTTGAAAGGTGCAAATAAAGTGAGGATAAAAATGTTTTGATTGTAGCTAATTTAATTTCCCatcttttgattttcaagtcAACAAACCTAATGAATATGAGAGCTTGATTAATAAAGTAGCTCTAAAATtgagggtttcggatttagggtttgagttcGAGTTTAGTGAGCTCATTTTATAATTAATTGCAGGGTTTGTAGTCGGGTTGGGGTTGTTCATGGTAGTCTCACTTGAAAGGTGCAAGTAAAGTGAGGATAAAAATGTTTTGATTGTAGCTAATTTAATTTCCCatcttttgattttcaagtcAACAAACCTAATGAATATGAGCCAAATTTTAAGAGAGTGCTACAATGTTTATTAACTTGACATTCTTACAAATTAAATGAGGCAGCTTGTAAgctcatttattttattgaattGAGTTCAAATAAGAATTATCACACTGCTCACATGCTTTTTTGGAGCGGCaaatatttgagatttcttaggaACCTATTACAACAACAATTGGCAAGGATTAATATTGTATGGTATTGCCAAGTTTATTTAACTATTAGTTACTTTATCTCCCTCCTTTATTTGGGCCTAGGATCAACCCTACGAAAATAGTTGACATATTAAGTGCATAATAGGTGGAGTTTTCTTAGGAACCTATTATAATTGCAAAAACTTTCATCCTAATCTTTGGTAATTAAACTTCCAAAGAAACAAGCCTCTATTCTCATTCATTTTTTTAAACCTGACTCGCTCGCGAACAAATGACAATTTCTAGAAAGACTCAAGTTTATTGGCACAATACAATCTCAAAAAacaaaagcaataaaaaaaaaaaagagggaaagaTACAAACCTATATTAGTCATTTTATTGAGTCTCACTTCTTTTTGTTTTTCAGTActttaaactcaaaattttttgaacaattttatgaaattttctaATCTTTACGCAAATCTAACcaatattaaattaatttgcAATTAAGTTTTTCTTGAATGTGCAAAAAAAGTGTAGATTGTCTTGAGCAAATCGTAATTTGGTACGTCTTATTTTTatagtaatataatataaatataatttaaaataaagagaAATACGCAAAAAAGAGTCTAACCAATCCCTTACAATGtgacattttttttaaagataaattgGAGGCTCTCTAGATCGGATTATAAAATGAAAAGTAACCTACTTCTTGCTTCAAAAGATAAATGAAAGACTTGTCTCGTTAGAGTGGTCAAGTAGTAAATGTAAAAAATTGAGCTTGACCAAAAGTTGAAGTTGACTCAATGAGTGTTGCCCAATAGACCACATAACTACCATTATTCAAACAATAATGCTAAACGTCATGGACAATATTGTTTAGCCTTTTCAATTACTCAAATTGTTGAGCACTTAGTCAACTGAATTCTTTAGAAACTCACGTAGTGTAAAGATATAACTGTTGAAAATAAGGGCAAGAACTTACATTAAAATTTTGCTACTTGCATATTGGTTTGTTGTAAATTATATCCTTATCAACTTATTAGTGTTATGTCTACTAAAAAGAATCCTTATTTGACTACattaagtaatatttagaagcatgaattttcgagtcttgaatttgaatttgcaaatgttattcaaattcatacaaatcaaAGTTAAACATAAAGTTAGAGAGGTACCATCCCTCATTCAAGTAGAATTGATGAGATACTGTAAAAACATTTGCCAATTTTCACATTGTAAATTTGTAATACAATTGGAACAATTTTTCTCTTCCATGTCTAACAAATTATAGTAGGCTTACAAAGCAGCTTAACCATAATGATCTCCTCCTCCTTTTGCAACCCACTTTTATGTCTCTCTATCATCCCACTCCTGCATGATCTCCTATCTTTGTATGTTCTATAGGTGGTCTTCTTCCTCATTCCCTCTCCATTCTCTTGTTCAAATGCAATTCTAATTCTTCCATCATCCAAACCTTCattgttgttttttgtttctatGGGACAACCTAGACTTAGGCCCTATTCACTTTTCAAGTCTTTGATTCTCATTTGTTTTCATCAAAAGAGTTCTCATAGAAGCAATATCCTTTTGGAATGCTTGGTGAAACTAGTATGGCATTAGTTATTACTAACGCAAACAAGAATCTCATGATCTATAAAATATTGACACAACATACATAGTTGTCATTGCTTAAGAGAAATGCTATCACCCCAAACAACAATAAACTCTCACACTCTAAACAAAATTTGTGAATAAATTCACTTAGTCAATGACTCAAACCAACAAGTAAAGTACATTGCCACAACATAGCCAGCTACCTCTGACCCCCCCTCCCCACTATCTAACTTAGGTTTCAAGTAAATATTCTTTCACAATTTAGTTATTTATACTGCCCCAAAATATAAGTCCACATAGAACATCTAATAAATTATTTCTAGAAAAATTCACATCTTAATCAAGAACACAAGGAAATTCCAGCTCCAAACAACTCTACCATAAAGCTTAATCATAAATGTTTAAAAATAtggtaaataaataaatgaacaaaatttaattccaacataattctagACAAAAAATCACTTATGCTGCATTTAGGAATAGGGATTTCGGactttgaatttgtatttgaataaaATTGGATAAGTTTTAATATAATCTTGTATTACGTTTTagtcaaatccaatacaaatccaaatctatcgcctctccaaacatagggttacAAACCATGCAACCTATATTGTAGATTCAAACTGA
This Malania oleifera isolate guangnan ecotype guangnan chromosome 11, ASM2987363v1, whole genome shotgun sequence DNA region includes the following protein-coding sequences:
- the LOC131167788 gene encoding protein EARLY RESPONSIVE TO DEHYDRATION 15, coding for MALVSGRSTLNPDAPLFIPAALRQVEDFSPEWWDLITTSTWFRDYWLSQHKEEDIFGNGEYDFDGHDNDVVDLLPDTFDLGAGDDFPSLEVQFEEFIQSSMNGEGNELWYSAVKQMPGNGFQIDADTAMKNLNLSIMKSPRDRGVKAQAVKNWEKPAQYVNSKCSPRRIQQPR